A single region of the Podospora pseudopauciseta strain CBS 411.78 chromosome 1, whole genome shotgun sequence genome encodes:
- a CDS encoding hypothetical protein (EggNog:ENOG503NYH6; COG:S; MEROPS:MER0002764; CAZy:GH55) has protein sequence MVDNQKNYYGVAPDKGKQNGPVWRYSESFAKYMSNLRANKVIRGGYGKGLTPRAGDRPQNHLNGTLGSNSALYLNNTRTLLSRGSAPLHKRASDYWLTTLGPLGIQPHAGGNNYKFYRDVVADYGADNTGESDASEAINAAVEDGNRCGLECGNTFTQGAIIYFPPGTYKICSPVVQLYYSQFIGDPHDPPTIKGCKSFKGIALFDADPYIPGGGGQNWYINQNQFFRQIRNFIFDLTEMPISTADNDQPLVPTGIHWQVSQATSLENLVFNMPKATDDETTTAVGIFTENGSGGFVADLTFNGGAVGWRAGSQQYTARNLKFNGCLTAVQMIWDWGFNWQGIEVKDSAIAFNISGRGGATGQGIGSISVIDSSITNTPIGILTNSHEQSPNIVLDNVKISNVAQVVQVDNGPSLLSGTSDTTTIDLWAHGRRYNGNKGSSETGPVKAPSKAAGLLGDDKKLFTKSRPQYADFSPENFLVATKEGIKNDGTGDQTLAINAFLLKAKANSQIAYFPAGIYQVGGTVFIPTGSRVVGSSWSQIQGSGFYFADMNAPRVMVRVGNRGDLGTMEITDMLFTVKGATAGAILVEWNVSGDEQGAAGMWDSHVRVGGGIGTDLDIDNCPKGGFNDQCICASMLLHVTAQASGYFENVWVWVADHDNDMVVYDSPDKLINQISLYAARCTLIESQEPTWFYGTGSEHCVMYQYQLNKAKNVYLGHIQSETPYYQPNPVAPYPFDGARPMAADPSFLECTTDSCKAGWGLRIIDSENITIHGSGLYSFFQDYYQDCLETFDCQDKILEVKGSKNVAIFNLFTVGTVNIASATRISLGMNLTNGKSNSSATQQEGNINRLTRDSGFTTEVSVWLPLDGSDNINVVYVGPEIWDRPTAACSPPCVLVLPTSTLGQDTTISPSEYTTSLEYGRQGSSTGPGGQVITTFYTTTTTITITVPPITIPKNSGLPYSNVNVTRGQGGGGFIATPRVEIPPIGVPLPDGNGGTTTRQVFLPPWPDVNRGPPEDWEYDGPWGNPSPIPSGGVGQAFHTPWSTMVTASAATVTTLTFPAIVHPQTYQCPPSSEISFNTPRMTLTVDCPTPTEFKFGFSCPTTKVVTFLGPSAGVFTVDCTVSSVWDFPRFPEPTPGPSESTTSDEPLPVWTTWPPGEITPVEREVEESEPEDDGTFTSCKLWFFFFCIRWDNIKIGGWKWTLPPGIYPPGPPPPFIKFPFKVEGTLPPWPEITIGRDRKLTYSNEPTSCTTKSASLCTTTTIFSVTKIAEDSTRTTATATSRQCETVRGCDVTDQNTRTVSTAIESCTPKPRVKARDGDDPSLLNPRQNGNGNGCGKNAIVYPKDPKSAGDIPSLLSAYAGKYETIGVPELNIVGYWWVPLLDEETMKRLKSSPFVNDAYYYQDWNNAGNGPDRSGNINGEMALPAHSEGITHDDDGWTSLASPLFKRARTTTATNFWASSIVSLPKGWNWREAGTDSYDYSNLANPYLYQWDDQGGSTEHTIYVTGEARVWTDHPEFKASEGFQGELDIVLPGGKYDVENDKADAFHGTCVAAYAIGAKLGICKKCRGVWFETKLWSTDDPYFNPNFVRERGIAHLMAAFRDIHLRGNAKKAVINMSWSYPPGKAIPATLQSTHWVLTELDKMGVVLVASSGNHAHDEGREISRFPARFASSDKGRNPYGEIKNLIVVGATQNIGIEYTRGQTSNYMTTFAPGENVPCTSDPNAAGDKYSRNMASGTSAAAPQVAGLAAYWRSLPSKWQTQLEEPANVKKLIRLFHRRYGFWNAQREKNFPILAQSKPVIWNGQVKDKNCLVDYDTRQTWDTTKACPDIPDRLSTLPENPGESVNCNNPAPPPNSKRQAGSGGSCPFTPGGSGAEKSIDYQPKPTPSPTCQSNNCGGKLCTGFFCRPKPSGIPPDYMDPKDPNAGNPVPVTHIPGPNKPTTTRGGGGTPTPSPECDDKCKLDRGNPCRCGDTGCDEQSPACCHNASCPKCDCPKNGDGCSKNSPACCASGTCQWQYTGGGGGLEPNPVDEPDSGANRVASPPSSTETVTEDPEHVDAVYEIYSERDAKGGFVVSGFSGDVNGTVVGMGGVAPDWVMSGNGTSGLETSYKGVVAYGRRCDFLAGSVNGYEGMERPGMVVGALTCEGVAPAVCVRGEGGGEVREELVCRWE, from the exons ATGGTTGACAACCAAAAGAATTATTATGGAGTAGCACCAGACAAGGGCAAACAAAATGGCCCAGTCTGGAGATACAGCGAGAGCTTTGCCAAATACATGTCCAACCTCCGAGCCAACAAAGTCATTCGAGGTGGTTATGGTAAAGGACTAACACCCAGAGCCGGGGACCGCCCTCAAAATCACCTCAATGGCACTCTAGGTTCAAATAGCGCCCTATatctcaacaacacccgGACTCTGTTGAGTCGTGGCTCGGCCCCACTTCACAAGCGGGCTTCCGATTACTGGCTTACCACACTTGGTCCCTTGGGAATACAACCGCATGCTGGCGGAAACAACTACAAGTTCTACcgtgatgttgttgctgattaCGGTGCTGACAACACTGGTGAGAGCGATGCTTCAGAGGCCATAAATGCCGCCGTAGAGGATGGCAACCGCTGTGGGCTGGAGTGTGGCAACACTTTCACTCAGGGAGCCATCATCTACTTCCCC CCGGGCACGTACAAAATCTGCAGCCCCGTTGTCCAGCTATACTACTCACAGTTCATTGGTGATCCGCACGATCCACCAACCATCAAGGGATGCAAGTCGTTCAAAGGAATTGCCCTCTTCGATGCTGATCCGTATATTCCCGGAGG GGGCGGCCAAAACTGGTACATCAACCAAAACCAATTCTTCCGTCAGATCCGGAACTTCATCTTTGACCTGACGGAGATGCCCATCTCCACGGCCGACAATGACCAGCCCCTGGTTCCCACTGGTATTCATTGGCAGGTGTCGCAGGCAACTTCGTTGGAGAACTTGGTCTTCAACATGCCCAAAGCCACGGATGATGAAACGACAACTGCCGTGGGAATCTTTACCGAGAACGGGTCTGGTGGTTTTGTTGCTGATCTG ACCTTCAatggaggagctgttggtTGGCGTGCTGGGTCTCAGCAATATACGGCACGCAACCTGAAGTTTAACGGCTGCCTGACAGCCGTTCAGATGATTTGGGATTGGGGGTTTAACTGGCAAGGG ATTGAAGTCAAAGACAGCGCCATTGCCTTCAACATCAGCGGCCGTGGAGGAGCCACAGGACAAGGCATTGGCTCCATCTCGGTAATCGATTCCTCCATTACCAACACTCCAATCGGCATCCTGACAAACTCCCACGAACAATCCCCCAACATCGTTCTCGATAATGTCAAGATCTCCAACGTCGCCCAAGTTGTTCAAGTGGACAACGGTCCTTCCCTTCTCTCCGGCACATCTGACACCACAACCATTGACCTCTGGGCCCACGGCCGCCGCTACAATGGGAACAAGGGGTCATCCGAGACCGGACCAGTGAAAGCCCCTTCTAAAGCCGCCGGGTTGTTGGGAGACGACAAGAAGCTGTTCACCAAGTCTCGCCCTCAATACGCCGACTTTAGCCCCGAAAACTTCCTTGTTGCTACCAAAGAAGGCATCAAGAACGATGGCACCGGCGATCAGACCCTCGCTATCAACGCCTTCTTACTTAAAGCCAAGGCCAACAGCCAGATTGCCTATTTCCCGGCAGGTATTTACCAGGTGGGCGGGACAGTGTTCATCCCCACGGGCAGCAGAGTGGTTGGTTCCAGTTGGTCGCAGATACAAGGGAGCGGGTTTTACTTTGCTGATATGAACGCCCCGAGGGTGATGGTTAGGGTTGGAAACAGGGGAGACTTGGGAACGATGGAGATTACGGACATGCTATTCACGGTCAAGGGGGCGACGGCGGGTGCAATTTTGGTGGAATGGAATGTTTCTGGGGATGAGCAAGGAGCTG CTGGCATGTGGGATTCGCATGTGCGTGTGGGAGGCGGCATAGGGACTGACCTTGACATTGACAACTGTCCCAAGGGTGGTTTCAACGATCAATGCATATGCGCGTCTATGCTCCTCCATGTGACTGCGCAGGCCTCGGGGTACTTTGAGAACGTCTGGGTTTGGGTAGCAGACCA TGACAATGACATGGTTGTCTATGACTCTCCTGACAAGCTCATCAACCAGATCAGTCTTTATGCCGCGAGATGTACCTTGATTGAGTCCCAAGAGCCGACATGGTTCTATGGCACTGGATCAGAACACTGCGTCATGTATCAGTACCAGTTGAACAAGGCGAAGAACGTCTACCTCGGCCATATTCAGTCGGAGACGCCTTACTATCAGCCCAACCCTGTGGCACCTTACCCATTCGATGGCGCGAGGCCCATGGCGGCAGACCCGTCGTTTTTGGAATGCACCACGGACAGCTGTAAAGCTGGCTGGGGTCTGCGCATCATTGACTCGGAGAACATCACTATTCACGGGTCTGGGTTGTACAGCTTCTTCCAGGACTACTATCAGGACTGTCTCGAGACGTTTGACTGCCAGGACAAGATTCTGGAAGTCAAAGGGTCGAAAAATGTggccatcttcaacctcttcacTGTAGGGACGGTCAATATTGCCTCGG CGACACGAATATCTTTAGGAATGAATCTAACCAACGGTAAGTCAAATTCGTCGGCTACCCAACAAGAAGGAAATATCAACAGGCTAACAAGAGATAGCGGCTTCACCACCGAGGTCAGTGTTTGGCTTCCCTTGGACGGCTCTGACAATATCAATGTTGTATATGTCGGTCCGGAGATCTGGGACAGACCAACGGCTGCCTGCTCGCCGCCTTGCGTTCTCGTATTACCCACGAGCACCCTGGGCCAAGACACCACCATATCTCCGTCTGAATACACCACATCGCTGGAATACGGTCGCCAGGGCTCTTCAACCGGCCCCGGGGGACAGGTTATCACGACTTTTTATACCACTACAACCACCATTACTATTACTGTACCGCCCATTACCATCCCGAAAAATAGTGGCCTGCCTTACTCCAATGTCAACGTCACGCGAGGGCAGGGTGGAGGCGGCTTCATAGCGACCCCCAGAGTTGAGATCCCGCCTATTGGAGTTCCTCTCCCTGATGGCAATggcggcaccaccacccgtcaAGTATTCCTTCCGCCCTGGCCTGATGTCAACCGCGGTCCGCCAGAGGACTGGGAGTATGATGGACCATGGGGTAATCCTAGCCCTATCCCGAGTGGCGGCGTCGGCCAGGCTTTCCACACCCCGTGGTCGACGATGGTAACGGCCTCCGCGGCCACAGTCACGACCTTGACATTTCCGGCCATTGTACACCCACAGACATACCAGTGTCCTCCGTCAAGCGAGATATCCTTCAACACACCTCGCATGACTCTCACGGTAGACTGTCCTACTCCGACAGAGTTCAAGTTTGGGTTCTCGTGCCCAACAACAAAGGTGGTGACGTTTCTGGGACCGTCAGCGGGTGTGTTTACAGTTGACTGCACTGTATCATCAGTTTGGGACTTTCCTCGATTCCCGGAGCCAACACCTGGCCCTTCGGAATCAACAACCAGCGATGAGCCTCTCCCAGTGTGGACTACGTGGCCGCCTGGAGAGATCACGCCCGTGGAGAGAGAAGTCGAAGAGTCAGAGCCCGAGGATGACGGTACTTTCACATCTTGCAAGCtttggtttttctttttctgcatTCGCTGGGATAATATCAAgattggggggtggaagtgGACGTTGCCGCCTGGTATCTATCCTCC AGGGCCTCCGCCGCCCTTCATAAAGTTTCCCTTCAAGGTTGAAGGCACACTGCCGCCATGGCCAGAAATCACCATTGGCCGTGACAGGAAACTTACATACTCCAACGAACCTACGAGCTGCACCACCAAGTCGGCATCGCTCTGCACGACAACAACCATCTTTTCTGTGACCAAGATTGCAGAAGACTCAACCCGGACAACAGCCACCGCCACCTCGCGACAGTGCGAGACGGTCAGGGGCTGCGATGTGACGGACCAGAACACGAGGACCGTGTCGACTGCGATAGAGTCGTGCACGCCAAAGCCGAGAGTAAAAGCTCGAGACGGCGATGATCCCAGTCTTTTGAACCCACGACAgaacggcaacggcaacggctGCGGCAAGAATGCCATTGTGTATCCCAAGGATCCCAAGAGCGCGGGCGATATTCCGTCCTTGCTCAGCGCGTATGCCGGAAAATACGAGACGATCGGCGTCCCGGAGTTGAACATTGTCGGTTACTGGTGGGTGCCTCTGCTAGACGAGGAGACCatgaagaggttgaagagtTCACCCTTTGTGAACGACGCCTACTATTACCAAGACTGGAACAATGCTGGCAATGGGCCAGACAGGTCAGGGAATATCAACGGTGAGATGGCGCTACCCGCTCATTCCGAGGGTATTACTCACGATGATGACGGTTGGACGTCGCTCGCGTCTCCTCTGTTCAAAAGAGCCCGCACGACTACGGCCACGAATTTTTGGGCGTCATCTATCGTGTCGCTCCCCAAAGGCTGGAACTGGCGAGAAGCGGGTACAGATTCATACGACTACAGCAATCTTGCCAATCCCTATCTGTATCAGTGGGATGACCAAGGAGGAAGCACGGAACACACCATCTACGTGACGGGCGAGGCGAGGGTGTGGACCGATCATCCCGAGTTCAAGGCATCCGAAGGATTTCAGGGTGAACTCGATATCGTGCTTCCAGGAGGCAAATACGACGTCGAAAACGACAAGGCAGATGCCTTTCATGGCACCTGTGTCGCTGCATATGCCATCGGAGCGAAGCTGGGCATCTGCAAGAAGTGTCGAGGTGTTTGGTTCGAAACGAAGCTATGGTCTACCGATGACCCCTATTTCAACCCGAACTTTGTACGCGAGCGCGGCATTGCCCATCTGATGGCCGCGTTTCGAGATATTCATCTCAGGGGAAACGCAAAGAAGGCAGTCATCAACATGTCGTGGTCGTACCCTCCGGGGAAGGCCATTCCGGCCACTCTCCAATCTACCCACTGGGTCTTGACCGAACTGGACAAAATGGGTGTTGTGCTTGTGGCTTCATCGGGTAACCATGCACACGATGAGGGCAGGGAAATCAGCCGGTTTCCAGCTCGCTTCGCCAGTTCAGACAAGGGAAGAAACCCTTACGGAGAGATAAAGAACCTCATTGTGGTCGGTGCCACTCAAAACATCGGTATCGAATACACCAGGGGCCAGACGTCCAATTACATGACCACCTTCGCCCCGGGCGAAAACGTCCCATGCACCAGCGACCCCAACGCCGCAGGCGACAAGTATTCCAGAAATATGGCGTCTGGcacctcagcagcagcgcctCAAGTTGCGGGTTTGGCGGCTTACTGGCGCTCCCTTCCGTCTAAGTGGCAGACGCAGCTCGAGGAGCCAGCCAATGTCAAGAAACTGATTCGGCTTTTCCACCGACGATATGGCTTCTGGAACGCTCAGAGGGAAAAGAACTTTCCCATCTTGGCTCAGAGTAAGCCGGTAATCTGGAACGGCCAAGTCAAAGACAAGAACTGTCTTGTTGATTATGACACTCGCCAAACTTGGGACACCACCAAGGCCTGTCCAGACATTCCTGACCGGCTCAGCACCCTTCCTGAGAACCCTGGTGAGTCGGTAAACTGCAACAATCCGGCACCTCCACCCAACAGCAAGAGACAAGCCGGCAGCGGTGGTAGCTGTCCTTTTACCCCCGGCGGCTCCGGCGCAGAAAAGTCCATTGACTACCAGCCCAAAcccacaccctccccaacctgccAGTCCAACAACTGCGGCGGCAAGCTCTGTACCGGGTTCTTCTGCCGACCAAAGCCATCCGGTATCCCGCCCGATTATATGGACCCCAAAGATCCCAACGCCGGCAACCCCGTCCCTGTCACCCACATCCCGGGTCCTAACAAACCGACCACCACCCGTGGCGGGGGTGGCACACCTACCCCTTCCCCGGAATGTGACGACAAGTGCAAGCTTGACCGTGGCAACCCCTGCCGATGTGGCGACACTGGTTGCGATGAACAGTCTCCTGCGTGCTGCCACAATGCCTCCTGTCCCAAGTGTGACTGTCCCAAGAACGGGGATGGGTGCTCCAAGAACTCGCCAGCTTGTTGTGCGAGTGGGACTTGTCAGTGGCAGTATAccggtggcggagggggcTTGGAGCCAAACCCAGTTGATGAGCCCGACAGTGGCGCCAACAGAGTTg